A window of the Helianthus annuus cultivar XRQ/B chromosome 4, HanXRQr2.0-SUNRISE, whole genome shotgun sequence genome harbors these coding sequences:
- the LOC110935729 gene encoding uncharacterized protein LOC110935729: MVRPPKGPSISYCRGVRGSYHRMGEGDPMADLGGTLNSLSPDILDDRDGTTLQDLSRDILDDGDNDDDDAGDDGDDVGDDGYNGDDGDGVSEDDDNFEGDGDDFEGGGDDFEGGGDGDGRQFIQSNGKKFVDSKVHRRVKEILEQCLDGDWVTFKTIPQNVKTRMFDRFGTMYRWDPKAHQSIRHSFICVLKGRFRGIMSDTRKSSKKKALKAREDIPDDGYNFKIQCKYPPNGVPRRKWERMCMSWNTKDWERSPKQGEKTRRMTYVVIQTGPKGLTNTVATWKK, from the exons ATGGTACGACCTCCAAAAGGTCCTTCAATTTCATACTGCAGAGGTGTAAGGGGCAGTTATCATCGTATGGGTGAGGGTGATCCAATGGCTGATTTAGGTGGGACGTTAAATAGTTTGTCACCAGATATTCTTGATGATAGGGATGGTACAACGTTACAAGATTTGTCACGTGATATCCTTGATGATGGCGACAATG atgatgatgatgctggtGACGATGGTGATGACGTTGGTGATGATGGttacaatggtgacgatggtgaTGGTGTCAGCGAGGACGATGACAACTTTGAGGGTGACGGTGACGACTTTGAGGGTGGTGGTGACGACTTCGAGGGTGGTGGTGACGGTGATGGGAGGCAATTCATACAAAGCAATGGGAAAAA GTTTGTAGACTCAAAGGTACATAGACGTGTAAAGGAAATACTTGAACAATGTCTTGATGGAGATTGGGTCACGTTTAAAACGATCCCCCAAAACGTAAAGACGCGCATGTTTGACCGCTTCGGG ACTATGTATAGGTGGGATCCAAAAGCACACCAGAGCATACGTCATTCGTTTATTTGTGTGCTCAAGGGTCGATTTAGAGGCATAATGAGCGATACGAGGAAAAGTTCTAAAAAGAAAGCTTTAAAGGCGAGGGAAGATATTCCCGATGACGGATACAATTTTAAGATACAATGCAAATATCCGCCCAATGGAGTGCCTCGTAGGAAATGGGAACGTATGTGTATG TCTTGGAACACTAAAGATTGGGAAAGAAGTCCAAAGCAGGGAGAGAAAACTAGAAGAATGACTTATGTCGTCATACAGACGGGTCCAAAGGGTTTGACGAACACCGTCGCAACTTG Gaaaaaataa